From the genome of Excalfactoria chinensis isolate bCotChi1 chromosome 12, bCotChi1.hap2, whole genome shotgun sequence, one region includes:
- the PSMD6 gene encoding 26S proteasome non-ATPase regulatory subunit 6, with translation MPLENLEEEGLPKNPDLRIAQLRFLLSLRPRAPDPAARDELMAAVRLHNMAPYYEALCKSLEWQMDTELLSKMKKANEEELKRLDNELEDAEKILGESEIRDAMMAKAEYLCRIGDKEGALTAFRKTYDKTVALGHRLDIVFYLLRIGLFYMDNDLITRNIEKAKSLIEEGGDWDRRNRLKVYQGLYCVAIRDFKQAAELFLDTVSTFTSYELMDYKTFVTYTVYVSMIALDRPDLREKVIKGAEILEVLHSLPAVRQYLFSLYECRYAAFFQSLAIVEQEMKKDWLFAPHYRYYVREMRIHAYSQLLESYRSLTLGYMAEAFGVSVEFIDQELSRFIAAGRLHCKIDKVNEIVETNRPDSKNWQYQETIKKGDLLLNRVQKLSRVINM, from the exons ATGCCGCTGGAGAACCTGGAGGAAGAGGGGCTGCCCAAGAACCCCGACCTCCGGATCGCACAGCTCCGCTTCCTCCTCAGCCTCCGGCCCCGTGCGCCCGACCCGGCCGCGAGGGATGAGTTGATGGCGGCTGTGAGGCTTCACA ACATGGCTCCGTATTACGAAGCTCTGTGCAAGTCTCTGGAGTGGCAGATGGACACGGAGCTGTTgagcaaaatgaagaaagctaACGAAGAGGAATTGAAACGGCTTGATAATGAACTGGAAGATGCTGAAAAGATCCTGGGGGAGAGTGAAATCCGAGATGCGATGATGGCCAAAGCTGAGTACCTGTGCAGGATTGGGGACAAG GAGGGAGCTCTGACTGCGTTCCGCAAGACTTACGACAAAACCGTGGCCCTGGGACATCGTCTGGATATTGTGTTCTATCTGCTGCGGATCGGCTTGTTCTACATGGACAACGACCTCATCACACGGAACATTGAAAAGGCCAAAAG TCTAATAGAAGAAGGAGGAGACTGGGATAGGAGAAATCGTCTCAAAGTCTACCAGGGTCTGTACTGTGTAGCTATTCGAGATTTcaaacaggcagcagagctcttcCTTGATACAGTTTCAACGTTTACGTCCTATGAACTTATGGATTACAAAACATTTGTAACCTACACTGTCTACGTCAGCATGATCGCGTTAGACAGACCTGACCTTAGGGAAAAG gttATTAAAGGAGCAGAGATTCTGGAAGTGTTACACAGTTTGCCAGCTGTACGACAGTACCTCTTTTCTCTGTACGAATGCCGATACGCAGCCTTTTTCCAGTCATTAG CTATTGTAGAGCAAGAGATGAAGAAGGATTGGCTGTTTGCACCTCATTATCGATATTACGTACGGGAAATGAGGATCCATGCATACAGCCAGCTCCTAGAGTCGTACCGCTCCTTGACATTAGGATACATGGCAGAAGCTTTTGGAGTCAGTGTAGAGTTCATAGATCA GGAGCTTTCAAGATTTATTGCAGCTGGGCGATTGCACTGCAAAATAGACAAAGTAAATGAGATTGTAGAAACCAACAG GCCGGATAGCAAGAATTGGCAGTACCAGGAAACCATCAAGAAAGGAGATTTGCTGCTAAACAGAGTTCAGAAACTTTCCAGAGTAATTAATATGTAA